A section of the Alkalihalobacillus sp. LMS39 genome encodes:
- a CDS encoding GNAT family N-acetyltransferase, producing MNWYEKLSQYFPIEEMKSKEHIDLLLEEKSDVYFKDEGKHHVMMYVEMEDFVFVDYLFVSKEARGQGLGKKLLENLKAKGKPIILEVEPLDYEDSDTQKRFRFYEREGFKHATSIGYSRKSLATNEVNKLEILYWSPIDESEENIFDKMKKTYETIHTYKDKELYGQSYESVNDVLTYDETKEENQLS from the coding sequence GTGAATTGGTATGAAAAATTAAGTCAATATTTTCCCATTGAAGAGATGAAGTCAAAGGAACATATTGACCTTTTACTTGAAGAAAAGTCAGATGTGTACTTTAAAGACGAAGGAAAGCACCATGTGATGATGTATGTTGAAATGGAAGACTTTGTTTTTGTAGATTATTTATTTGTGTCAAAAGAAGCTAGAGGACAAGGATTAGGAAAGAAATTGCTTGAAAACTTAAAAGCAAAAGGAAAACCAATCATTCTTGAGGTAGAGCCGCTTGATTACGAAGATTCAGATACTCAGAAGCGCTTTCGATTTTATGAAAGAGAAGGGTTTAAGCATGCCACTTCCATTGGCTATAGTCGAAAGTCATTAGCAACAAATGAAGTTAATAAATTGGAAATTTTATACTGGTCACCAATTGATGAGTCAGAAGAGAATATTTTTGATAAAATGAAGAAGACGTATGAAACGATTCATACGTATAAAGACAAAGAGCTATACGGTCAATCGTATGAAAGTGTAAATGATGTACTCACATACGATGAAACGAAAGAGGAAAACCAATTGTCATAG
- a CDS encoding TerC family protein — MVDLELLIALLTIIGIDILLGGDNAIVVALACRNLPKHQRNKAIILGITLALLMRISLTFVAVQLLEIPYLLALGGALLIYIAYNLLTEHGDNQNIKGETSLFAAIKAILIADLIMGFDNVIAVAGAAHGNMTLVVIGLLVSVPIIIYGSKLILTAFERFPFIIYIGAGILTYTASRMITHEPMLQPLFQSHPFITTLFQVIVIFSVIIIGVWKNKKPNHITI; from the coding sequence ATGGTTGACTTAGAACTGCTCATCGCACTTCTCACGATAATCGGCATTGACATTTTATTAGGTGGTGATAATGCCATCGTTGTTGCGCTAGCTTGTAGAAACTTACCAAAGCACCAAAGAAATAAAGCCATTATTCTTGGTATAACATTAGCCTTACTTATGCGAATCTCACTTACGTTTGTTGCTGTTCAATTGCTAGAAATCCCTTATTTGCTAGCATTAGGTGGCGCTCTTCTTATTTATATCGCCTATAACCTTTTAACTGAACATGGCGACAACCAAAATATAAAAGGTGAAACAAGCTTGTTCGCTGCTATTAAAGCGATTTTAATCGCAGATCTTATTATGGGCTTTGATAATGTTATTGCTGTTGCTGGTGCCGCACATGGAAATATGACGCTTGTCGTAATTGGATTGCTTGTCTCTGTCCCCATTATTATTTATGGAAGCAAACTTATTCTAACGGCTTTTGAACGGTTTCCTTTTATCATTTATATCGGTGCTGGAATTCTTACATATACTGCAAGCAGAATGATAACACATGAACCTATGCTCCAGCCACTATTTCAATCTCACCCATTTATTACGACACTCTTTCAAGTTATCGTTATCTTCTCTGTTATTATTATCGGTGTCTGGAAAAACAAGAAACCAAACCACATTACCATTTAA
- the mecA gene encoding adaptor protein MecA, with product MEIERVNDSTIKFYITYKDIEDRGFDRDEIWYSRERSEELFFEMMNEAHDREDFEIEGPLWIQVQALEKGLEIVVTRGQISDGSVKLEIPVSSDKGTDLPVDHNIVDMLDAQFRDNLDTDEEQLELVIGFSDFEDIISLSHSFINEQIDNSLYHFEGRYYLHVTFNDDEYNEDEQDNMLSQILEFGYESELTVCRLQEYGKAILLDDAITSLRQKFSKR from the coding sequence ATGGAAATCGAAAGAGTAAACGATTCTACCATTAAGTTTTATATTACGTATAAGGATATAGAGGACCGTGGCTTTGACCGAGATGAAATCTGGTATAGCCGTGAACGAAGCGAAGAGTTATTTTTTGAAATGATGAATGAAGCTCACGATCGTGAGGATTTTGAAATAGAAGGACCATTATGGATTCAAGTCCAAGCTCTTGAAAAAGGATTGGAAATTGTCGTGACAAGAGGGCAGATTTCAGACGGAAGTGTTAAATTAGAAATTCCGGTATCTTCTGATAAAGGTACTGATTTACCTGTTGACCACAACATTGTCGATATGCTTGATGCCCAATTCCGTGATAACTTGGATACAGATGAAGAACAATTAGAGCTTGTCATCGGTTTTTCCGATTTTGAAGATATTATTTCACTAAGCCATAGTTTCATTAATGAACAAATTGATAATTCACTGTATCACTTTGAAGGTCGGTATTATTTACATGTTACATTTAATGATGATGAATATAACGAAGACGAGCAAGATAATATGTTAAGCCAAATTTTAGAGTTTGGGTATGAATCTGAATTAACAGTTTGTCGCTTACAAGAATATGGAAAAGCTATCTTGCTTGATGATGCTATAACATCGCTTCGTCAAAAATTTTCAAAACGTTAA
- the cls gene encoding cardiolipin synthase: MNNRFNVLSFLFIIILILYLTKDYWAGWFVGAFSLLFSLSVLFVAIVIFLENRHPTKTLTWLIVLGVFPLVGFFFYLMVGQNYRKKRSFTEKALLDEQAFKKIQGHKQLNEKEIKKMGGHQQLLFRLAHKLGNNPISFATESKVLTDGKETFTHILQALKLAKHHIHLEYYIVRHDEIGNEIKEVLIKKAKEGVEVRFLYDAVGSWMLSKAYIKELRANGVEMVPFSSVKLPFLTNKINYRNHRKIIVIDGHVAFVGGLNIGDEYLGKDRYFGYWRDTHLFVRGEAVRTLQLIFIQDWYYETREALLKPSYLSPVLVEEGKDGGVQMIASGPDKRWEVIKKLFFSMITSAKKSIWIASPYFIPDDDILSALKIAALSGVDVRILVPNRPDKKIVFHASRSYFPELLEAGVKIYEYHRGFMHSKIIIVDNEIASIGTSNMDMRSFHLNFEVNAFLYQTKSVTTLVGDYIFDLEHSNQISYEVFKKRSIFLRVIESTSRLLSPLL, translated from the coding sequence ATGAATAACCGGTTTAATGTTCTTTCTTTTCTTTTTATAATTATTTTAATTTTATATTTAACAAAAGACTATTGGGCAGGATGGTTTGTTGGTGCGTTTAGTTTGTTATTTTCACTTTCTGTCTTATTTGTTGCGATTGTCATTTTTTTAGAAAATCGCCATCCTACAAAAACATTGACATGGTTAATTGTTCTTGGTGTTTTCCCTCTTGTTGGCTTTTTCTTTTATTTAATGGTCGGACAAAATTATCGCAAAAAACGTTCATTTACTGAAAAAGCATTACTCGATGAACAAGCCTTTAAAAAAATACAAGGGCATAAACAGTTAAATGAAAAAGAGATAAAAAAAATGGGTGGCCACCAACAATTATTATTTCGATTAGCTCACAAACTAGGAAACAACCCGATTTCTTTTGCAACAGAATCAAAAGTATTAACAGATGGAAAAGAAACATTTACACATATTTTACAAGCTTTAAAACTGGCAAAACATCATATTCATCTTGAATATTATATTGTTCGTCATGATGAAATTGGAAATGAAATTAAAGAAGTATTAATTAAAAAAGCAAAAGAAGGAGTAGAGGTCCGCTTTTTATATGATGCGGTAGGAAGCTGGATGTTATCTAAGGCATATATTAAGGAGTTACGGGCTAATGGAGTAGAAATGGTTCCTTTCTCCTCTGTTAAGCTTCCATTTTTAACGAATAAAATAAACTACCGAAATCATAGAAAAATCATTGTCATTGATGGACATGTTGCATTTGTAGGAGGCTTAAATATCGGTGATGAATATTTAGGAAAGGACCGTTATTTTGGCTATTGGCGTGATACGCATTTATTTGTGAGAGGAGAGGCTGTTAGAACACTGCAGCTTATTTTCATTCAAGATTGGTATTATGAAACAAGAGAAGCCCTATTAAAGCCGAGTTATTTGTCTCCAGTCCTTGTAGAGGAAGGAAAGGATGGAGGCGTACAAATGATTGCGAGTGGGCCAGATAAGCGCTGGGAAGTCATTAAAAAATTATTCTTTTCCATGATTACCTCGGCCAAAAAATCAATTTGGATTGCATCTCCCTATTTTATTCCTGATGATGATATATTAAGTGCGTTAAAAATCGCGGCTTTAAGTGGAGTCGATGTTCGAATATTAGTTCCAAATCGCCCGGATAAAAAAATAGTGTTTCATGCGTCTCGCTCATATTTTCCTGAACTACTTGAAGCAGGAGTGAAAATTTACGAATATCATCGCGGATTTATGCATAGCAAAATTATTATAGTCGATAATGAAATCGCGTCGATAGGAACTTCAAACATGGATATGCGAAGTTTCCATTTGAATTTTGAAGTGAATGCGTTTCTTTATCAAACTAAAAGTGTAACTACTCTTGTTGGTGATTATATTTTTGATTTAGAACACTCGAACCAAATCAGTTATGAAGTCTTCAAGAAACGGTCTATTTTTCTTCGAGTCATTGAATCAACATCTCGGTTATTAAGTCCATTACTTTAG
- a CDS encoding efflux RND transporter periplasmic adaptor subunit: MKKYWIIMFSFILISCNGEELHTEQENESFLVDVTTATKTTLTETLNLTGQALPSKQVPVFTQAPLEIITVHTQIGETVKKGDPIIALQSEEANLQLNRARAAVTEIEGALEQANRVNAMAQRSVRELETLQSDMQSTVNRTYELMEQIGDSNLDKTLLPLLQQSLELTIKQAELTQAANVMMQLPTVNTTELEIQLASAKENVKQAERFVESTTIRSPVDGIIGQLDVVVGQTAIPNTPLATVVVLDPIMATFTANPFQVVQLEQQLEATITVDGLSEEYQSQISTVSPTVDPTLQSFFIEVPLENKDARIKGGMKLQGRFEVGSTEEAIAIPADAIFYEENTPYIFLVNNNKAKKQKIKTGTRSETLIEVVEGVELNDKIITTGKEQLSDESEITIRKSESIQ, from the coding sequence ATGAAAAAATACTGGATTATCATGTTTTCTTTTATTCTTATAAGCTGTAACGGAGAGGAACTTCATACCGAACAAGAAAATGAATCGTTTCTTGTTGATGTAACTACGGCCACAAAAACGACGCTAACAGAAACACTAAATTTAACTGGACAAGCTCTTCCGTCTAAACAAGTTCCGGTCTTTACCCAAGCACCACTTGAAATAATAACTGTCCATACACAAATTGGAGAGACTGTAAAAAAAGGCGACCCAATTATTGCGTTGCAAAGCGAAGAAGCAAATTTACAATTGAATCGAGCTAGAGCGGCTGTAACCGAAATTGAAGGGGCATTAGAACAAGCCAATCGAGTAAATGCCATGGCTCAACGTTCGGTCCGTGAACTCGAAACGTTACAAAGTGACATGCAATCGACTGTAAACCGTACATATGAATTGATGGAACAAATTGGTGACAGCAATCTTGATAAAACATTACTTCCTCTTTTGCAGCAATCATTGGAACTAACGATAAAGCAAGCCGAGCTCACACAAGCTGCTAATGTAATGATGCAATTACCAACTGTCAATACAACGGAACTAGAAATTCAACTTGCGAGTGCAAAAGAAAATGTCAAGCAAGCGGAGCGATTTGTAGAAAGTACAACGATCCGTTCTCCAGTTGACGGTATCATCGGTCAGCTTGATGTCGTCGTTGGACAAACCGCCATTCCGAATACACCGCTTGCAACGGTTGTCGTGCTCGACCCTATCATGGCTACTTTTACTGCAAATCCATTTCAAGTTGTTCAATTGGAACAACAGTTAGAAGCAACGATAACTGTTGATGGCTTATCAGAAGAATATCAAAGTCAGATTTCAACAGTATCCCCTACTGTGGACCCAACCTTGCAATCTTTCTTTATTGAAGTGCCACTTGAAAACAAAGATGCAAGGATTAAAGGAGGCATGAAGCTGCAGGGGCGTTTCGAAGTTGGCTCAACAGAAGAGGCAATTGCGATTCCTGCAGATGCAATTTTTTATGAAGAAAACACTCCTTACATATTTCTCGTAAACAATAATAAAGCAAAAAAGCAAAAAATAAAGACCGGTACCCGCTCTGAGACACTAATTGAAGTTGTTGAAGGAGTAGAACTTAATGACAAGATTATCACAACTGGGAAAGAACAACTCTCTGATGAATCCGAAATTACAATAAGAAAGAGTGAGTCGATTCAATGA
- the spxA gene encoding transcriptional regulator SpxA gives MVTLLTSPSCTSCRKAKAWLEEHEIPFQERNIFSAPLSVKEVKEVVRMTENGTDEIISTRSKVFQDLNVEVESLSLQTLFQLISENPGLLRRPIIFDDKRLQVGYNEAEIRRFLPRKVRTFHLQEAQKMVN, from the coding sequence ATGGTAACCCTACTTACATCACCAAGTTGTACATCATGCAGAAAAGCAAAAGCTTGGTTGGAGGAACATGAGATTCCATTTCAAGAGCGGAACATATTTTCAGCACCATTATCAGTGAAAGAAGTGAAAGAAGTCGTTAGAATGACTGAAAACGGTACGGACGAAATTATTTCAACACGTTCCAAAGTTTTTCAAGATTTAAATGTTGAAGTTGAATCGTTGTCGTTACAAACTCTTTTTCAACTGATTAGTGAAAATCCTGGATTGTTACGACGTCCGATAATCTTTGATGATAAACGTCTTCAAGTTGGTTACAATGAAGCAGAAATTCGTCGTTTTCTTCCAAGAAAAGTTCGAACGTTTCATTTACAAGAAGCTCAAAAGATGGTTAATTAA
- a CDS encoding efflux RND transporter permease subunit — translation MNIAKLSVLRPVAMAMVIGLLGILGLVSLRDLSIDLFPELTFPIVAVTTSYEGAGPEEIEKLITQPIEEIMSSVPNVESVSSTSRTGGSLVLVAFDWGTDMDFAALTMRERIDMVRDLLPEGVQTPQVLRFDPNMLPILQLAITAPSHSVIEVRKLVENEIKPRLDSVDGVASVQVEGGATEEIQLLADANRLAMYGITLQELQQYIGSENLTMPGGQLLDGNEQIPIRISGEFESVYDLQTFPIPTLSGLITLSDLVEIKETVTPSLQESYLNGEPSVGISILKASGTNTVAVAGGIHDELLLLEEQLPVGFEVVPIFDQSRFIIQSIKAVAWNIVIGSILASFVLYTFLRNLRSTLIIAFSIPISIITTFLFMYGSGQTLNVLTLGGLALGVGMMVDNAIVILENIYRLHHQGVPIKEAAIKGTNEIGGAIIVSTLTTIVVFLPIVFVDGLAAQLFKPLALTVAFSLFASLFTALIIVPLLTSTFLRKNSETSSFQHGFERLLTLYKGLLHHALTKPKRVIITTISLFVLSLVGIPFTGTEFLPAQDQGMVTIDVRLPAGKTIEATTSTVHEIDEKIKRIPEVQSAYVTVGGTDNFTISAGTQTNRATYTLLLHERKNRHRTDVEIAEDIRNKIKHIPGADISVSGSDSSFTGEPISITLHGRDIETLHYFSKEIIELIKGVDGVREPSSNMASGNPEISVKINRNKASQYGIGSMQIASTVNTATRGLVATKLARQGDEINVRLLLDDSTEKTVNALSQLLLDTPSGERIPISAVATLTRDVGPTTIRRSDRLREVTIHASIINRDLGSIVTEIKNTLSDELVPILPAGYSITYGGQDEQMEDAFLKLGGAIALAVLLVYMVLAGRFESFFYPLLIMFSVPITLIGIIFGLLVTFQPIGVGSLIGILILTGIVVNNAIVLIDYINTLKARGMTSFEAIIEAGPTRLRPILMTALTTILGLIPLTLGFGEGTEIQQPMAIVIVFGLAVSTLITLFFIPTLYYLFDKRKEKKAMKNMVT, via the coding sequence ATGAACATTGCAAAGCTTTCTGTCTTGCGTCCAGTCGCTATGGCCATGGTCATCGGTTTACTTGGGATATTAGGACTTGTTTCTCTTCGGGATTTATCTATCGATTTATTTCCTGAACTCACGTTTCCTATTGTTGCTGTCACTACATCTTATGAAGGAGCTGGGCCAGAAGAAATTGAAAAGTTAATTACTCAACCAATTGAAGAAATCATGTCTAGTGTACCTAATGTCGAATCGGTGTCTTCTACATCTAGAACAGGTGGCTCCCTTGTTTTAGTAGCTTTTGACTGGGGAACAGATATGGACTTTGCGGCTCTTACGATGCGCGAACGGATTGACATGGTTCGAGATTTATTACCTGAAGGCGTTCAAACACCTCAGGTTTTGCGGTTTGATCCGAATATGTTACCGATCCTTCAATTAGCGATTACAGCTCCTTCACATAGTGTAATTGAGGTAAGAAAACTCGTAGAGAATGAAATAAAACCTCGCCTGGACTCAGTTGATGGTGTTGCCTCCGTTCAAGTCGAAGGAGGTGCAACAGAAGAAATTCAACTTCTTGCAGATGCCAACCGTCTTGCGATGTATGGGATTACGTTGCAAGAATTACAACAATATATTGGTAGTGAAAATCTTACAATGCCTGGCGGCCAATTGCTAGATGGAAATGAACAAATTCCGATTCGGATTTCAGGTGAATTTGAGTCCGTTTACGATTTACAGACATTCCCTATTCCGACTTTATCTGGGCTTATTACACTATCTGATTTAGTAGAGATAAAAGAAACAGTTACACCCTCCCTTCAAGAAAGTTATTTAAATGGCGAGCCTAGTGTTGGTATCTCGATTTTAAAAGCTTCAGGAACAAACACTGTAGCGGTAGCAGGCGGGATTCACGATGAACTTCTATTATTAGAAGAACAACTACCCGTTGGCTTCGAGGTCGTGCCCATATTTGACCAAAGCCGATTTATTATTCAATCCATTAAAGCTGTTGCTTGGAATATCGTCATAGGAAGTATTCTTGCTTCTTTTGTCCTTTATACGTTTTTGCGTAACCTTCGGAGTACGCTCATTATTGCATTTTCCATACCGATTTCTATCATAACAACATTCCTATTTATGTATGGAAGTGGACAAACATTAAATGTACTAACGTTAGGGGGATTAGCTCTTGGGGTCGGTATGATGGTCGACAACGCCATTGTCATATTGGAAAATATATATCGACTCCACCATCAAGGAGTTCCTATTAAAGAAGCCGCTATTAAAGGAACAAATGAAATTGGAGGAGCTATTATTGTCTCAACCTTAACAACGATTGTTGTTTTTTTACCTATCGTGTTTGTTGATGGATTGGCTGCTCAACTGTTCAAACCACTTGCGTTAACAGTGGCATTCTCATTGTTTGCTTCTTTGTTTACCGCATTAATTATTGTTCCTTTACTTACATCAACTTTTTTAAGGAAAAATTCGGAGACTTCTTCTTTTCAACATGGTTTTGAAAGATTGCTTACCCTTTATAAAGGACTTTTACATCATGCCCTTACAAAACCAAAACGAGTTATCATCACAACCATTAGCTTATTTGTCTTATCTCTAGTCGGGATTCCTTTTACTGGAACTGAATTTCTGCCTGCACAAGACCAAGGAATGGTTACCATTGATGTACGACTTCCAGCCGGGAAAACAATTGAAGCTACAACATCTACGGTTCATGAAATCGATGAAAAAATTAAACGTATTCCTGAAGTACAATCTGCATATGTAACCGTAGGAGGGACAGATAATTTTACAATATCTGCTGGAACTCAAACGAACCGTGCAACATATACATTATTGTTACATGAGCGAAAAAATCGGCATCGAACAGATGTAGAAATTGCCGAAGATATTCGAAATAAAATAAAGCATATTCCCGGAGCTGACATTTCCGTCTCAGGAAGTGATAGTAGTTTTACCGGAGAACCTATCTCCATTACTTTGCATGGACGAGATATTGAGACATTACACTATTTTTCAAAAGAAATCATTGAACTGATTAAAGGCGTGGATGGAGTTAGAGAACCTTCCTCTAATATGGCAAGCGGAAATCCTGAAATAAGTGTGAAAATTAACCGCAATAAAGCTTCTCAATATGGAATTGGCAGTATGCAAATTGCGTCGACCGTTAACACAGCAACACGAGGACTTGTCGCTACAAAATTAGCACGTCAAGGAGATGAAATTAACGTTCGTTTACTTTTAGACGATTCGACGGAAAAAACAGTAAACGCTCTTAGTCAACTATTACTTGATACACCATCAGGAGAACGGATACCAATTTCAGCGGTAGCCACGTTAACTAGAGATGTTGGTCCAACGACCATTCGAAGATCAGACAGATTACGAGAAGTTACCATTCATGCTTCCATTATTAATCGGGACCTAGGAAGCATTGTCACTGAAATTAAAAATACACTTTCTGATGAATTAGTTCCAATTCTCCCTGCTGGCTATTCGATTACGTATGGTGGACAAGATGAACAAATGGAAGATGCCTTTTTAAAATTAGGAGGAGCAATTGCCCTTGCGGTTTTACTTGTTTATATGGTACTTGCGGGTCGCTTCGAATCATTCTTTTACCCGCTTCTCATTATGTTCTCCGTTCCCATTACGTTAATTGGGATCATATTTGGTTTATTAGTTACGTTTCAACCGATAGGGGTTGGCTCACTCATAGGGATCTTAATTTTAACAGGAATTGTCGTCAATAACGCCATCGTGTTAATTGACTACATTAATACATTAAAAGCAAGGGGAATGACTAGCTTTGAGGCAATTATTGAGGCGGGACCAACGAGATTACGACCTATATTGATGACCGCGTTAACGACTATTTTAGGGTTAATTCCATTAACACTTGGGTTTGGTGAAGGCACTGAAATCCAACAACCGATGGCCATCGTCATTGTGTTTGGATTAGCCGTATCAACACTAATTACTTTGTTTTTTATTCCTACGTTGTATTATTTATTTGATAAAAGAAAAGAGAAAAAAGCAATGAAAAACATGGTTACGTAA
- a CDS encoding competence protein CoiA family protein: MLTALDEKGKILSLAEKWNKSDLFQLRRKQRFYCPVCKRQVDLKLGERRQWHFAHTKETCSYESEPESIYHREGKIQLYDWLKSQPHCKTWLEPYLSSIRQRPDVFLQLHNRYYAIEYQCSSLHETLFLKRTTTYLRHSIVPIWILGGNRLRRKSTNTFQLYPFEWLCSYTPFSYPTLIYYCSSTKQISVLSGMVSCSTQKVLATVSFERLEQMSVPQLLSPLENTPIFSAWLDQKKHWRYQVRPFKSKTQVYFELFCMKRTCSSFLFPIEAGWPTPNLHWIETPPYIWQSWVLLEPIMSQPKHSPFRFETIAHTFQTMISKEIFIVRSIVLKKGSYEMALKSFIEFLERIGLLQVKNEKYYRIQDITLPCSIEEANQLDAELFTLHFDSLNKF, encoded by the coding sequence GTGTTAACAGCGTTAGATGAAAAAGGAAAAATACTCTCTCTTGCTGAAAAATGGAATAAATCGGATCTATTTCAATTACGGAGAAAACAGCGTTTTTATTGTCCAGTATGTAAACGACAAGTTGATTTAAAGCTTGGGGAACGACGGCAATGGCATTTCGCACATACAAAGGAAACATGCTCTTATGAGTCAGAACCTGAATCCATCTACCACAGAGAAGGAAAAATACAGTTATATGATTGGTTAAAAAGTCAGCCACATTGCAAAACATGGCTTGAACCGTATTTATCATCTATTCGTCAACGCCCAGATGTTTTTCTTCAGTTACACAATCGGTATTATGCGATAGAATACCAATGCTCAAGCCTTCATGAAACATTATTTTTAAAAAGGACAACAACGTATTTACGGCATTCTATTGTTCCTATTTGGATATTAGGAGGAAATCGTCTCCGAAGAAAATCTACAAATACCTTTCAGCTCTATCCGTTTGAGTGGCTTTGCTCTTACACCCCATTTTCGTACCCTACCCTTATCTATTACTGTTCAAGTACAAAACAGATTAGTGTGTTGTCTGGAATGGTTTCTTGTTCAACTCAAAAAGTGTTAGCGACAGTTTCGTTTGAACGATTAGAACAAATGTCTGTTCCCCAACTTCTTTCCCCTTTGGAAAATACACCTATCTTTTCAGCATGGTTAGATCAAAAAAAACATTGGCGTTACCAAGTTCGTCCCTTTAAAAGTAAGACTCAGGTTTATTTTGAACTGTTTTGTATGAAACGAACATGTTCTTCCTTTCTTTTTCCGATTGAAGCCGGATGGCCGACTCCAAATCTCCATTGGATTGAAACACCCCCTTATATTTGGCAAAGTTGGGTATTGCTTGAACCCATTATGTCTCAACCAAAACACTCTCCCTTTCGTTTTGAAACAATCGCCCATACATTTCAAACGATGATAAGTAAAGAGATTTTCATCGTTCGTTCTATTGTATTAAAAAAGGGCAGCTATGAAATGGCACTTAAATCTTTCATTGAATTTTTAGAGAGAATAGGTTTACTTCAAGTGAAAAATGAGAAATATTATCGCATACAAGATATCACACTCCCATGTTCCATTGAGGAAGCGAATCAGTTGGATGCGGAATTATTTACGTTACATTTTGATTCCCTAAATAAATTTTAA
- a CDS encoding putative glycoside hydrolase, with protein MMATNMKKLVLFLVLVSALCGTSTGYAEKEEPVSILFHSKKEQIGKALVLPKEISRFSPEVNSDYSFSYPDAVRGIYVTGNSAGGDRFLSLVDFVEKTELNAMVIDIKEDHGYLTYKPDENSPYYGISQNFIQDISEMMSVLEEKEIYPIARIVVFKDSVLAEAKPELSFKTSDGEVWKNSRNEAFVNPFLKEVWDYNIDIAEKAAQLGFQEIQFDYVRFPEGFERRDADLQYGMGEYEEIDEDNVQKRVTAVTDFVAYAKQRLEPYDVDVSVDIFGYAATIKEAPGIGQNFTKISENVDVISSMIYPSHWTSYFGINKPDLHPYELVNEYAKVENEVLGKLENPPVSRPWLQDFTASYLGEGNYMRYGKEEVEAQIRALHDNGIEEFLLWNAGNNYTKGVNYTPGSD; from the coding sequence ATGATGGCTACAAATATGAAAAAGCTTGTTTTATTTCTAGTTCTTGTCAGTGCTTTATGTGGAACATCAACCGGTTATGCAGAAAAGGAAGAACCTGTGTCGATTTTATTCCATAGTAAAAAAGAACAGATTGGAAAAGCTTTAGTATTACCTAAGGAAATCTCACGTTTTTCACCTGAAGTGAATTCAGACTATTCCTTTTCCTATCCAGACGCAGTTAGAGGGATTTATGTAACGGGAAATAGTGCCGGGGGAGATCGTTTTTTAAGCTTAGTTGATTTCGTGGAAAAGACGGAGTTAAATGCAATGGTGATTGATATTAAAGAAGACCATGGCTATTTAACGTATAAACCAGATGAAAATTCCCCGTATTATGGCATTTCTCAAAATTTTATTCAAGATATATCAGAGATGATGAGCGTGTTAGAAGAAAAAGAAATTTATCCGATTGCACGTATTGTTGTCTTTAAAGATTCGGTATTGGCTGAAGCAAAGCCGGAGCTCTCCTTTAAAACGAGTGATGGGGAAGTGTGGAAAAATAGCCGGAATGAAGCTTTTGTTAATCCATTTTTAAAAGAGGTATGGGATTATAATATTGACATAGCTGAAAAAGCGGCACAACTGGGATTTCAAGAAATTCAATTTGACTATGTTCGTTTCCCTGAAGGGTTTGAACGAAGAGACGCGGACTTGCAATATGGAATGGGAGAGTATGAAGAAATAGACGAGGATAATGTTCAAAAACGAGTGACAGCAGTAACTGATTTTGTCGCTTATGCTAAACAACGCCTTGAACCATATGATGTAGATGTGTCTGTTGATATATTTGGTTATGCTGCGACAATAAAAGAAGCACCTGGTATTGGACAAAATTTCACGAAAATTTCCGAAAATGTAGATGTCATTTCCTCGATGATTTATCCTAGCCATTGGACATCTTATTTTGGTATTAATAAACCTGACTTACATCCATATGAACTCGTAAATGAGTATGCAAAAGTAGAAAATGAAGTGTTAGGCAAGTTGGAAAATCCTCCGGTATCCCGACCATGGCTACAAGATTTTACAGCAAGCTATTTAGGCGAAGGAAATTATATGAGGTATGGCAAAGAGGAAGTCGAAGCACAAATTCGTGCCTTACATGATAATGGCATTGAAGAATTTTTACTGTGGAACGCAGGAAACAATTATACAAAAGGAGTGAATTATACTCCGGGTAGCGATTGA
- a CDS encoding excisionase family DNA-binding protein, whose amino-acid sequence MYITLEELAEHLNVSVTYIKEQVALGNIKAVYDGHTYLVNKEQFNWHKEQIEKKVAQWVEEQQEDIPEDIDVKDED is encoded by the coding sequence ATGTATATCACGTTAGAAGAACTAGCGGAACACTTAAATGTATCTGTAACTTATATAAAAGAACAAGTTGCCCTTGGAAATATTAAAGCCGTCTATGATGGGCATACATATTTAGTGAATAAAGAACAATTCAATTGGCATAAAGAGCAAATTGAAAAGAAAGTAGCACAATGGGTGGAAGAACAGCAAGAGGACATTCCAGAAGATATTGATGTAAAAGATGAAGATTAG